A segment of the Prochlorococcus marinus CUG1416 genome:
CTCTTCCAATTGTTTGAATTAAAGATCGTTCTGCTCTCAGAAAACCTTCTTTATCAGCATCTAAAATGGCGACTAACGATACCTCAGGAAGATCTAATCCCTCTCTTAATAAGTTAACTCCTACCAAAACATCATATTCACCCATTCTGAGGTCTTGAATAATTTCAATTCTTTCAATTGAATGGATTTCGGAATGCAAATATCTAACTCTTACTTTATTCTCAGATAAAAAATCAGTTAGATCTTCAGCCATTCTCTTTGTAAGTGTAGTCACAAGCACTCTTTGACTCTTTTCAGATCTAATTCTTATCTCAGATAACAGATCTTCGATTTGGCCCTCACTAGGTCTTACATCAATTACAGGGTCTAATACCCCAGTTGGTCTAATAACTTGCTCAATAAATTCACCATTACATTGATCTAATTCCCATTGACCAGGAGTTGCACTTATAAATAATGTCTGCTTTGATTTTTCCCAAAACTCTTCGCATTTTAAAGGTCTATTATCTGCAGCACTTGGCAATCTAAAACCATGATCTATTAAAACTTTTTTTCTAGATTGATCACCGTTATACATTGCATGAAGTTGAGGACATGTTACATGACTCTCATCGACTACCAACAACCAATCTTTAGGAAAGTAATCTATTAAGCATTCTGGTGGTGAACCTTCCTCCCTACCTGATAAATGACGAGCATAATTCTCAACTCCATTACAATAACCAACCTCTTTTAGCATTTCTAAATCATATTTTGTGCGTTGTTCGAGACGTTGAGCCTCTAATAATTTTCCTTCGTATGTAAATTTATCTAGTTGAGTTTTTAATTCACTTCTAATTGCACTTATTGCACTCTCAAGTCTTTCTTTTGGAGTAACAAAATGCTTCGCTGGGTAAACGCTAACTTGTTCTAGACTTTCAAGTATTTCTCCTGTAGTAGGGTCAACATATCTAATAGCCTCGACTTCATCACCAAATAATTCAATTCTTATTAATCTGTCTTCATAAGCTGGACCAATTTCTAAAACATCACCTTTAATTCTGAATCTACCTCTAGTAATTTCAATATCATTTCTAGTGTATTGATTTTCAACGAGCGACCTCAAAGAAGAACGTAGATTTATAGATT
Coding sequences within it:
- the uvrB gene encoding excinuclease ABC subunit UvrB, with the protein product MNNYKLQAPYEPNGDQPEAIKKLVRGVNSGKEFQTLLGATGTGKTFTIANVIQQTGRPALVLAHNKTLAAQLCNELREFFPKNAVEYFISYYDYYQPEAYVPVSDTYIAKTASINEEIDMLRHSATRSLFERKDVIVVASISCIYGLGIPSEYLKAAVKFEVGKSINLRSSLRSLVENQYTRNDIEITRGRFRIKGDVLEIGPAYEDRLIRIELFGDEVEAIRYVDPTTGEILESLEQVSVYPAKHFVTPKERLESAISAIRSELKTQLDKFTYEGKLLEAQRLEQRTKYDLEMLKEVGYCNGVENYARHLSGREEGSPPECLIDYFPKDWLLVVDESHVTCPQLHAMYNGDQSRKKVLIDHGFRLPSAADNRPLKCEEFWEKSKQTLFISATPGQWELDQCNGEFIEQVIRPTGVLDPVIDVRPSEGQIEDLLSEIRIRSEKSQRVLVTTLTKRMAEDLTDFLSENKVRVRYLHSEIHSIERIEIIQDLRMGEYDVLVGVNLLREGLDLPEVSLVAILDADKEGFLRAERSLIQTIGRAARHVEGLALLYADNFTDSMKRAISETERRRTIQKKHNQDNGITPKPAGKKIENSILSFLELSRKLDAGGLSKDLINIVNNKTDAILNASDNQCLLEELPDLIDKLEIKMKDAAKELNFEEAANLRDRIKKLRQKLARNN